The proteins below come from a single Prochlorococcus marinus str. MIT 9215 genomic window:
- the der gene encoding ribosome biogenesis GTPase Der, with amino-acid sequence MILPTIAIIGRPNVGKSTLVNRLCQSNDAIVFDKPGVTRDRTYQNASWGGKEFQIVDTGGLVFDDDSEFLPEIRTQVFLALEEASLALLVVDGNQGVTDGDLSIAKWLRNSSCKTIVAVNKCESTTLGISLASEFWKLGLGEPNPVSAIHGSGTGDLLDLVIGELPENNIRDDEEKIMMSIIGRPNVGKSSLLNSICGEKRAIVSDISGTTTDSIDTLIKKGDNYWKIIDTAGIRRKKNVKYGTEFFGINRAFKSIDRSDVCVLVIDAVDGVTDQDQKLAGRIEEQGRACIIVVNKWDLVEKNSSTIYQVEKELRSKLYFLHWSKMIFISALTGQRVDNIFEHALNAVNQHRRRVTTSVVNEVLKESISWKSPPTKRSGKQGRLYYGTQVKNKPPTFTLFVNDPKLFGITYRRYIEKQIRLNLGFEGTPLILLWRGKQQRALNKEVERENIEVIQKD; translated from the coding sequence TTGATTCTTCCTACAATAGCAATTATCGGAAGACCTAACGTTGGGAAATCTACCTTGGTTAATCGTCTTTGCCAAAGTAATGATGCAATAGTATTTGATAAACCTGGCGTTACAAGAGATAGAACTTATCAAAATGCTTCATGGGGAGGTAAGGAATTTCAAATAGTTGATACTGGAGGTTTAGTTTTTGATGATGATAGTGAATTTCTCCCAGAGATAAGGACGCAAGTTTTCTTGGCTTTAGAAGAGGCTTCACTAGCGTTACTGGTGGTAGATGGGAATCAAGGGGTTACTGATGGTGATTTATCAATAGCAAAATGGTTAAGAAACTCAAGCTGTAAAACAATTGTTGCTGTAAACAAATGCGAATCGACTACTCTAGGAATATCCTTGGCTTCAGAGTTTTGGAAATTAGGATTGGGGGAACCTAACCCTGTTTCGGCTATTCATGGTTCAGGTACTGGAGATCTTTTAGATCTCGTTATTGGCGAACTTCCTGAAAATAATATCCGAGATGATGAAGAAAAGATAATGATGTCAATTATTGGTAGGCCTAATGTTGGTAAATCTAGTTTGTTAAATTCAATCTGTGGAGAAAAAAGAGCAATAGTTAGTGATATTAGTGGTACGACAACTGATTCAATAGATACGCTTATTAAAAAAGGTGATAATTATTGGAAGATTATTGATACTGCAGGGATTAGAAGAAAGAAAAATGTTAAATACGGTACTGAATTCTTTGGTATTAATAGAGCTTTTAAATCTATAGATAGAAGTGATGTTTGTGTGTTAGTTATAGATGCGGTTGACGGAGTAACAGATCAAGACCAAAAGCTGGCTGGGCGCATAGAAGAACAAGGCAGAGCTTGCATAATTGTTGTAAATAAATGGGATCTTGTGGAAAAAAATAGTTCAACAATTTATCAAGTAGAAAAAGAACTTAGATCTAAACTTTATTTTCTTCACTGGTCAAAAATGATTTTTATATCTGCCCTAACTGGTCAAAGAGTTGATAATATTTTTGAGCATGCTCTTAATGCTGTAAATCAACATAGAAGAAGAGTTACAACATCTGTAGTTAATGAAGTACTTAAAGAATCAATCAGTTGGAAAAGTCCTCCAACGAAGAGAAGCGGCAAGCAAGGTAGGCTTTATTACGGTACGCAAGTAAAGAATAAACCTCCCACTTTTACTCTTTTTGTAAATGACCCTAAATTATTTGGGATAACTTATAGACGGTATATTGAAAAACAAATAAGGTTGAATTTAGGTTTTGAAGGCACACCCCTCATTTTACTTTGGAGAGGAAAACAGCAAAGAGCTTTAAATAAAGAAGTCGAGAGAGAAAATATTGAGGTAATTCAAAAGGATTAA
- a CDS encoding energy-coupling factor transporter transmembrane component T family protein codes for MNLLTKFSVGQYVHGNRSWLRIIDSRLKIIIVMIFLITPIWAGPIWRLSLVGFLLIITFLSLLPSRVWWRSLLFLSCLSLLIGCISILASSNIQSIDGYLRNPNELQVVLESQKEWNILQIPSQKIWFINFGPYNLSRKAFELGIKTSTLIFTVIHSVNLMLLTTLQEDIVWGLSWFMYPLRKIGLPISKWLFQLLIALRFIPLVQEELQNILKSVTVRSINFRNLGLKKSFSVLLILVERLFQNIFLRIDHGAESLLSKKKILVKTNRFRILHPSKSLNVIVNTLSIFFICMAIFLRKLYGAL; via the coding sequence ATGAATTTGCTAACCAAATTTTCTGTTGGTCAATACGTTCATGGTAATAGAAGTTGGCTAAGAATTATAGATAGTAGATTAAAAATAATTATTGTAATGATATTTTTAATCACTCCAATTTGGGCAGGTCCAATATGGAGATTGAGTTTAGTTGGTTTTTTACTAATAATTACTTTTTTAAGTTTATTGCCATCTAGAGTATGGTGGCGATCATTATTATTTCTCTCATGTTTGTCACTATTAATTGGATGTATATCAATACTTGCATCGTCTAATATTCAATCAATTGATGGCTACTTAAGAAATCCCAATGAGTTGCAAGTAGTACTGGAAAGCCAAAAAGAATGGAATATTTTGCAAATTCCCTCGCAGAAGATATGGTTTATTAATTTTGGTCCCTATAACTTATCAAGAAAAGCTTTTGAACTAGGAATAAAAACCTCTACTTTGATATTTACCGTTATTCATAGTGTGAATTTGATGCTTTTAACCACATTACAGGAAGACATTGTATGGGGATTAAGTTGGTTTATGTATCCATTAAGAAAGATTGGATTGCCAATTAGTAAGTGGCTTTTTCAGTTGTTAATTGCTTTACGATTTATTCCTCTAGTGCAGGAAGAACTTCAAAATATCCTTAAATCAGTGACAGTTAGATCAATAAATTTTCGAAATTTAGGATTAAAGAAATCCTTTAGTGTTCTGTTAATTTTAGTGGAAAGGTTATTTCAAAATATATTTCTGAGAATAGATCATGGAGCAGAGTCATTACTCTCAAAGAAAAAAATTCTTGTAAAGACCAATAGATTTAGAATTCTTCATCCTTCCAAATCTCTCAATGTAATTGTTAATACATTATCGATTTTTTTTATATGCATGGCAATTTTTCTTAGAAAACTGTATGGTGCATTATAA
- a CDS encoding PII-interacting protein PipX family protein — translation MSSERYLNHPTFGMLYQVSPGNNGRDIYATLYAQKMFFLVEVRQREIFFEVIPYLDARNQAELNLQKARRKGSADLSKWDNLFKQTFL, via the coding sequence TTGAGTTCTGAGCGTTATTTAAACCATCCAACATTTGGGATGTTGTATCAAGTTTCTCCTGGGAATAATGGGAGAGATATTTATGCGACTTTGTACGCTCAAAAAATGTTTTTTTTGGTGGAAGTTAGACAGAGAGAAATTTTTTTTGAAGTGATACCTTATTTAGACGCCCGTAATCAGGCCGAATTAAATCTTCAAAAAGCTAGAAGAAAGGGATCTGCAGATCTATCTAAATGGGACAATTTATTTAAGCAAACTTTCTTATAA
- a CDS encoding YggS family pyridoxal phosphate-dependent enzyme, with product MNPANYLKIKNKIPSNVNILAVSKGFKSQEIKTIQNIGQNDFGESKFQEAYEKQLILKDLKQINWHFIGRIQSNKIRKIVQNFKYIHSVDSFEKLQKISNISREEEKYPSIMLQVKFSDDPTKGGFNPEFLILKWREIQELENISLTGLMTINPKGLSSKENSGLFKKCRTLADTLQLPDCSMGMSSDWEEAIDAGSTWLRLGSLIFGGRY from the coding sequence GTGAATCCTGCAAATTATTTAAAAATAAAAAATAAAATCCCATCAAATGTAAATATTCTTGCGGTAAGTAAAGGATTTAAAAGTCAAGAAATCAAGACTATTCAAAATATAGGTCAGAATGATTTTGGTGAAAGTAAGTTTCAAGAGGCGTATGAAAAACAATTAATCTTAAAAGACCTTAAACAAATAAATTGGCACTTTATTGGAAGAATACAAAGTAATAAAATTAGAAAGATAGTACAAAATTTTAAATACATTCATTCAGTAGATTCATTTGAAAAGTTGCAAAAGATTTCAAATATTTCACGAGAAGAGGAGAAATATCCATCAATAATGTTGCAGGTTAAGTTTAGTGATGACCCTACTAAAGGAGGTTTTAATCCTGAATTTTTAATATTGAAATGGAGAGAAATTCAAGAATTGGAAAATATTTCATTAACTGGTTTGATGACTATCAATCCTAAAGGCCTGAGCTCGAAAGAAAATTCAGGGTTGTTCAAAAAATGTCGTACTCTCGCTGATACACTTCAACTGCCAGATTGTTCTATGGGGATGTCAAGTGATTGGGAAGAAGCTATTGACGCTGGATCAACTTGGTTAAGATTAGGATCATTAATATTTGGAGGAAGATACTAA
- a CDS encoding cell division protein SepF, whose amino-acid sequence MSLISRLKAVVAGDEYLDDDFDELDYASEDELNDIDNFKNSPRNKNALANANPFDFMNNNRSSKVVGMPGISNSSSEVSLMEPRSFDEMPQAIQALRERKTVILNLTMMDPDQAQRAVDFIAGGTYAIDGHQERVGESIFLFAPSCVNVTSSSPEEASPSSVPTENTPQYSLGKNTTPEPAWGNSKLSAYS is encoded by the coding sequence GTGTCACTTATTTCTAGATTAAAGGCAGTTGTTGCAGGTGATGAATATCTCGATGATGATTTTGATGAATTGGATTATGCGTCAGAGGATGAATTAAATGACATTGATAATTTCAAAAATAGTCCAAGGAATAAAAATGCCCTTGCAAATGCAAATCCATTCGATTTTATGAATAACAACAGATCATCAAAAGTGGTTGGTATGCCTGGAATATCAAATTCATCTTCAGAGGTAAGCTTAATGGAACCAAGAAGTTTTGATGAGATGCCTCAAGCTATACAAGCATTAAGAGAGAGAAAAACTGTAATTCTCAATTTAACTATGATGGATCCTGATCAAGCTCAAAGAGCGGTTGATTTTATCGCAGGGGGCACATATGCAATTGATGGACATCAAGAGAGAGTCGGTGAAAGTATTTTTCTTTTTGCTCCAAGTTGTGTAAATGTAACAAGTTCTTCCCCAGAAGAAGCCTCTCCCTCTTCTGTGCCTACAGAAAACACGCCACAATATAGCTTAGGCAAAAATACTACTCCTGAACCAGCATGGGGTAATTCTAAATTAAGTGCTTATTCATGA
- the proC gene encoding pyrroline-5-carboxylate reductase, whose amino-acid sequence MTDKIAIIGFGNIASAIVTPLLENKLIQPEHVFCVVNSEKSLENIKKNYKHNINVYRSGSKESKIIWDCQYKLLSIKPQQFNDISEAHSIKNKDNLLVSILAGVSINRLTQKFPNHKCVRVVTNVPITIGKGLTGISWGEEITADQKKFTKNLFQNTSKIYEFTEDYLDIFLALTSSGPAIIALIIEALSDGGLSGGLPKIISEELVMEMILGTICLIKENKLTTSELKNLVTSPGGTTISALRVLEKKSVRSALIESIVSASNRSKEFR is encoded by the coding sequence GTGACTGATAAAATTGCGATTATTGGTTTTGGAAATATTGCAAGTGCTATAGTAACCCCTCTATTAGAGAACAAATTAATTCAGCCGGAACATGTTTTTTGTGTTGTAAATTCAGAAAAAAGTTTAGAGAATATAAAAAAAAATTATAAACATAATATAAACGTTTACAGATCAGGTTCTAAAGAGTCAAAAATAATTTGGGATTGTCAATATAAACTTCTTTCGATAAAACCCCAACAATTTAATGATATAAGTGAGGCCCATTCTATAAAAAACAAGGATAATTTATTAGTTTCAATTCTTGCGGGGGTTTCAATAAATAGACTTACTCAAAAGTTCCCGAATCACAAATGTGTGAGGGTGGTTACAAATGTTCCCATAACTATTGGAAAAGGTTTAACAGGGATTTCTTGGGGAGAAGAAATTACAGCAGATCAGAAAAAATTTACAAAAAATTTATTTCAAAATACTAGTAAAATTTATGAATTTACTGAAGATTATCTTGATATATTTTTAGCTTTAACTTCATCGGGACCTGCAATTATTGCTTTAATTATAGAAGCATTAAGTGATGGAGGATTAAGTGGGGGATTACCAAAAATAATTTCAGAGGAACTTGTTATGGAAATGATACTAGGGACTATTTGTCTAATAAAGGAAAATAAACTTACTACTTCTGAGCTTAAAAATTTAGTAACCTCTCCTGGCGGAACAACTATTTCTGCTTTAAGGGTTTTAGAAAAAAAGAGTGTAAGGTCAGCATTAATTGAATCAATAGTTTCAGCTAGTAATAGAAGTAAAGAGTTTCGTTAG
- a CDS encoding glycosyltransferase family 4 protein — MVHVAWLGKKSPFCGNVTYGNSTTEKLKARGHKISFIHFDNPSSSNSSKPLFLANDPDVSLPYLIKSQVYTIPSPRAEKELRLSLERLKPDLVHASLTLSPLDFRLPEICDEINLPLIGTFHPPFDAKNRNLTASTQQLTYQLYAPSLSKFDKIIIFSELQKDVLYKLGVPKEKQIIIPNGVDENIWKPFCEKNKKYDQVKNKLGNERIFLYMGRIANEKNIEALLRSWRQTKTQNCKLVIVGDGPIKPTLENSFSKLSNEKLIWWGAELDLETRVAIMQIAEVFFLPSLVEGLSLSLLEAMSTGTACVATDAGADGEVLDHGAGIVISTDNVAAQLKTIISILVEHPSFTKDLGEKARKRVLERYTMTKNINSLEKVYMNFKK; from the coding sequence GTGGTTCATGTTGCCTGGTTGGGTAAGAAGTCCCCTTTTTGTGGAAATGTAACTTATGGTAATTCAACTACTGAGAAATTAAAGGCCAGAGGTCATAAAATTAGTTTCATTCATTTCGACAATCCTTCTAGTTCAAATTCATCAAAACCATTATTTCTGGCAAATGATCCTGATGTAAGTCTTCCATATTTAATTAAGTCCCAAGTTTATACAATACCATCACCAAGAGCAGAAAAAGAGCTAAGGCTATCATTGGAAAGATTAAAGCCTGATTTAGTACATGCAAGCTTAACTTTATCTCCTTTAGACTTTAGACTTCCAGAGATTTGTGATGAAATTAATCTTCCACTAATAGGAACATTTCACCCACCATTTGATGCAAAAAATAGAAATTTAACTGCTAGCACTCAACAGTTAACATATCAACTTTATGCTCCCTCTTTATCAAAGTTCGATAAAATAATCATTTTTTCCGAACTTCAAAAAGATGTTCTTTATAAATTAGGAGTACCTAAAGAAAAACAAATAATTATTCCAAACGGTGTTGATGAGAACATTTGGAAACCTTTTTGCGAAAAAAATAAAAAATATGATCAGGTAAAAAACAAACTTGGAAATGAAAGAATCTTTTTATATATGGGTAGAATTGCCAATGAGAAAAATATCGAGGCACTTTTACGTTCTTGGCGCCAAACAAAAACTCAAAATTGCAAATTAGTTATTGTTGGAGATGGACCAATAAAGCCAACACTTGAAAATAGTTTTTCTAAGCTTAGTAATGAGAAATTAATTTGGTGGGGTGCCGAATTAGATTTAGAAACTAGGGTAGCGATAATGCAAATAGCAGAGGTATTTTTCTTACCAAGCTTAGTGGAGGGGTTATCATTATCACTTTTAGAGGCAATGTCTACTGGTACTGCATGTGTAGCCACAGATGCCGGTGCTGATGGTGAAGTTTTAGATCACGGAGCAGGGATAGTGATTTCCACTGATAATGTGGCTGCACAATTGAAAACTATAATCTCAATTCTTGTAGAACATCCTTCATTTACAAAAGATCTTGGAGAAAAAGCTAGAAAAAGAGTACTTGAGAGATATACAATGACTAAAAATATAAACTCGCTTGAGAAAGTTTATATGAACTTTAAAAAGTAG
- the recO gene encoding DNA repair protein RecO, with translation MSGSGECRLEGLCIKTSPLGENDRLITILTDEQGIVRLAVPGARRPKSSLAAATPLTYLSLQIFGKRNLKSVRQIKILKSYSGLGKNIECLAAAQAITELTFLLVGNNDKQQNYLSCVLAHLDRIYLYEISKEEDIKILSMSIQSLIHLLAIGGINLPIHHCCKTGEPIIPPLGNWEWSCHYLPSEGFSSMEDPQSNLKINASEVALLQRLLFPELPIKSNGELLGPKKVWLKILFIIETWISTQLEKDLSSLKMLREIYS, from the coding sequence ATGTCTGGTTCTGGTGAGTGCAGACTAGAGGGTCTCTGCATTAAAACTTCTCCATTAGGCGAGAATGATAGATTAATAACTATTCTTACTGATGAGCAAGGGATTGTTCGATTAGCGGTACCTGGTGCCAGACGTCCTAAAAGTAGTCTTGCCGCTGCTACTCCATTAACATATTTAAGTCTGCAAATTTTTGGGAAAAGAAATCTTAAATCTGTACGTCAAATTAAAATATTAAAAAGCTATTCTGGTCTAGGGAAAAATATTGAATGTCTTGCAGCAGCGCAAGCAATAACTGAATTAACTTTTTTATTAGTAGGAAATAATGACAAGCAACAAAACTATTTATCTTGTGTTCTTGCACATCTAGATAGGATTTATTTATATGAAATTTCTAAAGAAGAAGATATTAAAATACTCTCAATGAGTATTCAATCTTTAATCCATCTATTAGCCATTGGAGGTATAAATTTACCAATTCATCATTGCTGTAAAACCGGAGAACCTATTATTCCGCCTTTAGGAAATTGGGAATGGAGTTGTCATTATTTGCCAAGTGAAGGGTTTTCGTCCATGGAAGATCCTCAAAGTAATCTTAAAATAAATGCCTCTGAAGTTGCTCTATTACAGAGACTTCTTTTCCCCGAATTACCAATAAAATCTAATGGAGAGTTATTGGGACCTAAAAAAGTCTGGCTTAAAATATTATTTATCATTGAAACTTGGATTTCAACTCAACTAGAGAAAGATCTATCTTCACTAAAAATGTTGAGAGAAATATATAGTTAA
- a CDS encoding deoxyribose-phosphate aldolase yields MPNIEYELNEKIHAIIINPYLSWEDFCANCDLIKKYNIKNISTSLNYLDDFKNRLSNYNVNINALISYPLADLPVAFIEELVNFAKDQGANGIEYIPNFINLFKKDLDTFAAEIEQVKLSGLPVSIIINKSKLQKEVWYNAIEISLELGIKKFQLGDGFGPPITLNDVAEILKITGSQNHIKVVGGIKKLTQVIDLFDNGISCVGTSNFCEIFQEVKVI; encoded by the coding sequence ATGCCAAATATTGAATATGAATTAAACGAAAAAATTCATGCCATTATTATCAACCCGTATTTAAGTTGGGAAGATTTCTGCGCGAATTGCGATTTAATAAAAAAATATAATATCAAGAATATTTCTACTTCACTTAATTATTTAGATGATTTTAAAAACCGTTTAAGCAATTACAATGTAAACATAAACGCACTCATTTCTTACCCTTTAGCAGATTTACCAGTTGCATTTATTGAAGAATTAGTTAATTTTGCAAAAGATCAAGGTGCAAACGGAATCGAATATATCCCAAACTTTATCAATTTATTCAAAAAAGACTTAGACACTTTTGCTGCTGAAATTGAGCAAGTGAAGTTATCTGGATTACCAGTTTCAATAATCATAAATAAATCAAAACTGCAAAAAGAAGTTTGGTACAATGCGATAGAAATATCTTTGGAATTAGGAATAAAAAAATTTCAACTCGGAGATGGGTTTGGACCTCCTATTACATTAAATGATGTAGCGGAAATATTAAAAATAACTGGCTCCCAAAATCACATCAAAGTTGTGGGTGGTATAAAAAAACTGACACAAGTTATTGATTTGTTTGATAATGGAATTAGTTGCGTTGGAACTTCTAATTTTTGTGAGATTTTTCAAGAAGTAAAGGTTATTTAA
- the hpf gene encoding ribosome hibernation-promoting factor, HPF/YfiA family: MKILIHGKNLELTGALKEYTEAKIEKATHHYKDIVKEADIHLSIEKNPRVSFQTAEVTIFANGTVIRAEEKTENLYSSIDLVSNKLCRKLRKYKERNNKIFHNNQFKNKESFLIADTESRFLDEALLKDGIEASLPEPSIKNKYFEMNPISSEEARKQLDLIDHDFYVFRNNKNNELQVIYKRNHGGYGLIQSK; this comes from the coding sequence ATGAAAATTTTAATCCATGGGAAAAATCTTGAGCTCACTGGAGCATTAAAAGAATATACTGAGGCAAAGATAGAAAAAGCAACACATCACTATAAGGATATCGTTAAAGAAGCAGACATACACCTTTCAATAGAAAAAAATCCAAGAGTCTCCTTCCAGACTGCTGAAGTTACTATTTTTGCAAATGGAACCGTAATTAGAGCGGAAGAAAAAACTGAAAATCTATACTCAAGTATTGATTTAGTTTCAAATAAACTTTGTAGAAAATTACGTAAATACAAAGAAAGAAACAATAAAATATTCCATAATAATCAATTTAAAAATAAAGAGTCTTTCCTAATTGCAGATACAGAATCAAGATTTTTAGATGAAGCTTTACTTAAAGATGGAATAGAAGCGAGTCTGCCTGAGCCATCTATCAAAAATAAATACTTTGAAATGAATCCAATTTCATCAGAAGAAGCAAGAAAACAATTAGATCTAATTGATCATGATTTTTATGTTTTTCGAAATAACAAAAATAATGAACTTCAAGTTATATACAAGAGGAATCATGGAGGTTATGGACTGATTCAATCCAAATAA
- the lipB gene encoding lipoyl(octanoyl) transferase LipB: MVNRTAIIKQPDNISFFNDVYKLQKEYQESLILDNSNPDFIWIGEHQLCYTLGRGSNYDNLLFSLNDDNYDVFKIDRGGEVTCHMPGQLVTYLVLDLKNFNKDLNWYLRKIEEIIIKILGTFNIDCHSRDGFTGVWIGNKKIASIGIGCKRWITINGFSINIDCELENFNKIVPCGIENCLMANMIDYNKNLNIQEVKRIVKKIIQEEFNFDFVSK, encoded by the coding sequence ATGGTTAATAGAACAGCAATAATTAAACAACCTGATAATATTTCTTTTTTCAATGATGTTTATAAATTACAAAAAGAATATCAGGAGTCATTGATTTTAGATAACTCTAACCCTGATTTTATTTGGATAGGTGAGCATCAACTCTGTTATACGTTGGGTAGGGGATCTAATTACGATAATTTATTATTTTCTTTGAATGATGATAATTATGATGTTTTTAAGATTGATAGAGGTGGTGAGGTTACTTGTCATATGCCAGGACAATTAGTAACTTACTTGGTGTTAGATTTGAAAAATTTTAATAAAGATTTAAATTGGTATTTAAGAAAAATTGAAGAAATTATTATAAAAATTCTTGGAACTTTTAATATAGATTGTCATTCAAGAGATGGTTTCACTGGTGTTTGGATAGGAAATAAGAAAATTGCTTCAATTGGAATTGGTTGTAAAAGATGGATTACAATAAATGGATTTTCAATCAATATTGACTGCGAATTAGAAAATTTTAATAAAATTGTTCCTTGCGGAATAGAGAATTGCCTTATGGCAAATATGATTGATTACAATAAGAATTTAAATATCCAAGAAGTCAAGAGAATTGTTAAAAAAATCATTCAGGAAGAATTTAATTTTGATTTTGTATCAAAATAG
- a CDS encoding AMP-binding protein has protein sequence MHDLAYWPSAKPLSKKDKFAKNRDFIENLNHIDQIWENLKFKCGDTLAVCDLRGKYKEKFSYSELADLITKVSFSFKSYGLVKGDVVTVISENSPRWLIADQGLMRLGAINAVRGINSPSVELEYIIEHSNSVGLIVQSKDIWLRLNNKQELKKRLKFIINLEDEEFENLISWNQFLSAVEKENSQDNIIEKFNPKIDDVATILYTSGTTGKPKGVPLSHANFLHQIINLAYIADPEPGTSVLSVLPIWHSYERSAEYFFFSCGCSQYYTIPKFLKDDITQIKPVVMATVPRLWEAIHDGFFQVLKKMPFKKQKLIKFLIGNSSVFKSSLRKIRNLDINQITFKSKIPLLGSVICRYPLHKLSNIFLWPNILRQLCGEKLKFPINGGGALPEHVDLFFESLGVDVLVGYGLTETSPVLTCRRRELNVRGSSGQPLAFTEIKIVNDDKKKILKFREVGKILVRGPQVMKGYLNNEIATKDVLSKDGWFDTGDLGFLIPNGSLFITGRAKDTIVLSSGENIEPNPLETEILSSEFINQIQLVGQDKKCLTALVVPNIELVKSKFLEEDLSKLNLNKNIGTFFKSQINNLLQSRLGARSEEQILDCYFVDAFTLENGLLTQTLKQKRKEIEKKYSLQIKNMYENKFSKKI, from the coding sequence ATGCATGATTTAGCGTATTGGCCTTCAGCTAAACCTCTTTCTAAAAAAGATAAATTTGCTAAAAATAGAGATTTTATTGAGAACCTCAATCATATAGATCAAATTTGGGAAAATTTAAAATTTAAATGTGGTGATACTCTGGCTGTTTGCGATTTAAGAGGAAAATACAAAGAAAAATTCTCTTATTCTGAACTGGCTGATTTGATAACAAAAGTCTCTTTTTCTTTTAAAAGTTATGGCTTAGTAAAAGGTGATGTAGTCACTGTAATATCTGAAAATTCCCCAAGATGGCTTATAGCAGATCAAGGCTTAATGCGTTTAGGAGCTATAAATGCAGTTAGAGGCATCAATTCTCCTTCTGTAGAATTAGAATATATAATTGAGCATTCTAATTCAGTAGGATTAATAGTTCAATCTAAGGATATTTGGCTAAGGTTAAACAACAAACAAGAATTAAAGAAAAGACTGAAATTTATAATTAACTTAGAAGATGAAGAATTTGAAAATTTAATAAGTTGGAATCAATTTTTAAGTGCAGTAGAAAAAGAAAATTCACAAGATAATATCATTGAAAAATTTAATCCAAAAATTGATGACGTAGCTACTATTCTCTATACTTCTGGGACAACAGGAAAACCTAAAGGTGTCCCCTTATCTCATGCAAATTTTTTACATCAAATAATAAACTTAGCATATATAGCTGATCCAGAACCTGGGACCTCTGTATTAAGCGTGTTGCCTATCTGGCATTCTTATGAGAGAAGCGCTGAATATTTCTTTTTTTCATGTGGTTGTTCTCAATACTATACAATCCCAAAATTCCTGAAAGATGATATTACACAAATAAAACCTGTTGTCATGGCTACTGTACCAAGACTATGGGAGGCAATACATGATGGTTTTTTTCAGGTATTGAAAAAAATGCCTTTCAAAAAGCAAAAACTTATTAAGTTTTTGATAGGTAATAGTTCAGTTTTCAAGAGCAGTCTAAGAAAGATAAGAAATTTAGATATCAATCAAATAACTTTTAAATCAAAAATCCCTTTACTGGGTTCTGTTATTTGCCGATATCCTTTACATAAATTATCTAATATTTTTTTATGGCCGAATATTCTTAGACAACTATGCGGAGAAAAACTGAAATTTCCTATTAACGGTGGAGGTGCATTGCCAGAACATGTGGATCTTTTTTTTGAATCTTTAGGTGTAGATGTTTTGGTGGGATATGGACTCACAGAAACTAGTCCAGTATTAACTTGTAGGAGAAGAGAATTAAATGTTAGAGGATCATCTGGTCAGCCTCTAGCATTTACTGAAATCAAAATAGTGAATGATGATAAAAAAAAGATTCTGAAGTTCAGAGAAGTCGGAAAAATTCTTGTTAGGGGGCCACAAGTAATGAAAGGTTATCTTAATAATGAAATAGCTACAAAAGATGTTTTATCCAAGGATGGTTGGTTTGATACTGGTGATTTAGGTTTTCTAATACCAAATGGTTCTCTCTTCATAACAGGAAGAGCCAAGGATACAATAGTACTTTCAAGTGGTGAAAATATAGAACCGAATCCGCTAGAGACTGAAATCCTTAGTTCTGAATTTATCAATCAGATTCAATTAGTAGGACAAGATAAGAAATGTTTAACAGCCCTTGTAGTGCCTAATATCGAATTGGTTAAAAGCAAGTTTTTGGAAGAAGACCTCTCAAAATTAAACCTGAATAAGAATATTGGAACATTTTTTAAATCACAAATTAATAATTTGCTTCAAAGTCGATTAGGAGCAAGATCAGAAGAACAAATATTAGATTGTTATTTTGTTGATGCTTTTACTTTAGAAAATGGTTTGTTAACACAAACTCTTAAACAAAAAAGAAAAGAAATAGAAAAAAAGTATTCATTACAAATAAAAAATATGTATGAAAACAAATTTAGTAAGAAAATTTGA